The Suricata suricatta isolate VVHF042 unplaced genomic scaffold, meerkat_22Aug2017_6uvM2_HiC HiC_scaffold_1517, whole genome shotgun sequence genomic sequence TGCATTATTCTGCGTGGGTTGGATGGCAAGTAAATGGTGCCAGGCTGCCCAGGAAATGGAGGGCCCCGGCGGGTTGGGTCGTCCATGTCCGGGGGGGAGGAGGGTGCCCGCTTCTCCCTAACACAGCCTTGTGCTCTTCTGTAGGTGTCATGTGGCCTGTGCTTTGGACCGTGGTGCGCACCTATGCTCCCTATGTCACATTTCCTGTGGCCTTTGTGGTTGGGGCCGTGGGTTACCACCTGGAATGGTTCATCCGGGGAAAGGACCCCCAGCccatggaggaggagaagagcaTCTCTGAGCGTCGGGAGGACCGCAAGCTGGATGAACTGCTAGGCAAGGACCACACCCAGGTGGT encodes the following:
- the LOC115284685 gene encoding small integral membrane protein 12; translation: MWPVLWTVVRTYAPYVTFPVAFVVGAVGYHLEWFIRGKDPQPMEEEKSISERREDRKLDELLGKDHTQVVSLKDKLEFAPKAVLNRNRPEKN